Part of the Abyssisolibacter fermentans genome, AGTTCTCCTACCTTAACATTATCAAATGAAATATAAGCATCTATATTTGCATCGTTAATCAATCTATCATAAGCAATTACTTTAATTCCTGCTTCTTTTGCTTCACCTATTGCTTCACTAATACCATCTTTATCATATGGTATAACAACCATTACATCTACATTTTTATCTATAAGCAGTCGTATCTGTCTATTTTGCGTCTCATTGTCTTCATTAGCATTATAAACGATAACATCTATATTCTTTTCTTTTGCTTTTGCTTGAAAAATTTCTTGGTCTCTCTGCCAACGTTCTATGACAAGAGTATCAGCACAAAAACCAATAGTAATTTTCCCATCATCCTCCATAGTTCCCTTTTTATACAATTCATTAACAAAGAAGATAATAATACTCAAACAAAGAAATGTAGTTATAAAAACTATAAACATATTCAGCTTGTTTTTAAATAGTTTCATTATTACCCCACCTTTTTCAAATTATTTCACTAGCCACACCGATTCTTATCTATATTCTGTTGGTGAAACACCAACTAATTTTTTAAATAAACGGCTAAAATAGTTAGGGTCATTATATCCAATTTTATAACAAATTTCTTTAACAGAATATTTGTTAGTTTTCAAAAGCTCTTTTGCTATATCTATTCTTTTCTTACGAACATATTCAACAAAGCTCTGTCCTATTTCGTTTTTGAATATCTTGCTAAAATACTGTGGACTTACTGATACTTCTTTAGATATATCTATGAGATTTAGATCTTCATTTAAATGCTCATCAATATATTTTTTAGCATTCAATACAACTCTTGATATGTGTTTATCCTTTTTACTTTGCACCTGCTCAACAATATAGCTTACTTTTCTAAGACACCAATTTTGTATTGAAACAATACTATCTAAGCTATTTAATTCATTCAAGTAACTTGAATAACCAACGATTTCTTCTTGTAGGTCGTTTCTATAAGAACAACTCAGCACCATAACCATTAATTCAAGTATAGTATTTCTAACTTCGACTATGTCACCATGGAACTTCTTATTTACTTTGTTGAAAAACGTTTTCATTTCATTAACTAATCGCTCTTTATCCCCAATTTCAAGCAGTTTAATAATATGTGTTTCATCTTCCTTTATATCTATATAAGTATAATCATCATTGGAATTATTCTTTTGAGAAATATCATTAATATGAACAATATTTTCATCTGTTATGCGATTAAGACTAAACATTGCCTCCTCCAATGAATTTTTACATTTTTCAAGAGCATAACATGAACCGATACCAATATGAATATTACTATCTACTAGTTTTTTTATCGAATTATATATTGAATCTGCTATCTCAAATGCTTTTATCCTCTGTTCATATTCAGACTCTGTTTGATTCTCATAAACTAAAACTGTAATTTGATTTATTATCATTGGTCCTACAATACATTTACATTTATATTTAATAGCACTTTGAACCTTAGGGTAAATGGATTGTCCAATTATCCCTGTACCTATTTTATCATGCAAATTTTGATGTTTTCCTTCTCCAAACTCAATAACCATCACATAGCCTTTTCTTTTCTTTGCTTCAAAAAGATCTTGATATTTAATTAATTCGTCTCGATAATCTGTATTTAGCAGTAGTGAATAAATAAAGGCATGCTCTAATATTGGTATTATCTTCTTTAGTTTTTCTTTATTTTCAATCTCACGAAGTCTTTGATTACGTTCTACCAAAATATCATTTTTAATACTGTTTAATACATCTGTTACCTTTTTAGGATTTATAGGTTTTAAAATATAATCGCATACTCCAAGTTCTACAGCTTGTTTGGCATATTCAAATTGTTCATATGCTGATATAATCACAAACCTAGTATCTATATGCCGCTTTTTTATAGCTTCTATTGCTTCTATCCCATTAATACCAGGCATCTTTATATCCATCAGTACAATATCAGGGTTATAGTTCTCACAAACAGCTATTGCTTCACGCCCTGAACTAGCGGTTGCTACAACCTCTATATCCTCCAAAGTATCTTCAATTAGAAATTTCAGTCCATCCAAAACAATTTGTTCATCGTCTACAATTATTAATCGATACATATTACCCTCCATTTAAGCTTCATGTGGCAAGCAAATTGTAATTTTTACGCCTTGATTTAATCTGCCCTCCATCCTAAATATATCACTCCTGTGAAAATATAGCTCTAATCGATCCCGTACATTTCGTATACCAATTCCTACCTCTTCATTTTGACCTAATTGACTATTGCTATTCCTACTTAATATCTTTTCTATTAGTGAGTTTTCTATCCCTCTTCCATTATCTTCTACAATGACACAAACTTCATTGAGTAAATATCTAGTAGTTACCTTAATAGTACCGCCTTCTTCCAAACCACTTAGTCCATGTATATATGCATTTTCCACTAATGGTTGAAGGATGAGTGGTGGTACCCTTTTATCAAATGTCAAAGGATCAATATCTAATTCAAATCTAATCCTATGACCAAATCTCACCTTTAGCAGGTCATAATAATCAGATATATTTTTTACTTCTTCACCTAATGTACATGTGGAATCCATTTTTTGAATATTATATCTGAAAAGCCTAGACATACTTTCGAGAAATTCTCCAGTTCTAGTTGCTCTTTCCATTATAGATAATTGAACACCAGCATTAATCGTATTAAATAGAAAATGTGGATTAATCTGAGATTGTAGAGCATATAATCTTGCATTATCTAAAAGGTGCTCCATTTTAA contains:
- a CDS encoding response regulator transcription factor — protein: MYRLIIVDDEQIVLDGLKFLIEDTLEDIEVVATASSGREAIAVCENYNPDIVLMDIKMPGINGIEAIEAIKKRHIDTRFVIISAYEQFEYAKQAVELGVCDYILKPINPKKVTDVLNSIKNDILVERNQRLREIENKEKLKKIIPILEHAFIYSLLLNTDYRDELIKYQDLFEAKKRKGYVMVIEFGEGKHQNLHDKIGTGIIGQSIYPKVQSAIKYKCKCIVGPMIINQITVLVYENQTESEYEQRIKAFEIADSIYNSIKKLVDSNIHIGIGSCYALEKCKNSLEEAMFSLNRITDENIVHINDISQKNNSNDDYTYIDIKEDETHIIKLLEIGDKERLVNEMKTFFNKVNKKFHGDIVEVRNTILELMVMVLSCSYRNDLQEEIVGYSSYLNELNSLDSIVSIQNWCLRKVSYIVEQVQSKKDKHISRVVLNAKKYIDEHLNEDLNLIDISKEVSVSPQYFSKIFKNEIGQSFVEYVRKKRIDIAKELLKTNKYSVKEICYKIGYNDPNYFSRLFKKLVGVSPTEYR